The genomic stretch tccataatgtcaatattcaGGGAGGAAAATGGGAACTACGTTTGTATCTGAAGTGGTCGTCCACTATCCTCTTAAGATCCCTTGTGCTCAGTCGACTACGTGTCCACTTGCGTGTAAGGTAAGCGTCGGAGCTGGCTGAATGGTCTCAATCGCTCGTCACCTTTTAGCTCTAAAAGGAACCCCGGCTCGAGTTGCATCGTCACCTTCGCGTGACGGGAATTTAAACACGAGTTAAGGAGCTGTATAAagctataatagttatttgttttacaagggggcaaggttgttgtttaaccgctcgtgctattaattgatacccgagcaagcgaaatattccaaaattgaacgaCAAGCGTAGCGAATGGTTAgaaaaattgaatcttgagcgttgcgagggtttcaaagcacgagcggttaaacaaaattttgcccccgagtgaaacacaaaatttttcaccacaccaacccgaagcaagtattaaatgtaaaatatcacacaaaatcaaatcaaattaaatccaaatgaatgttattaaatatttatcaaccaaaattatcatttaaaagtcaattctaccagcaaacataagaaaacaactcaaaatttgcatttgattactttgcctcacatgtgaataaaatgcaactttgctatcagtttttgaagtgcaaagtaagcctttccgaactggcgtggtgaaaaaatttaatatgaaaATTTGCGGGTACACCTTGTACCTACgctattaaaaaacaaataccTCATATCAAAAGTCATTGGCTGTTATAAAGTAATTAACGCATAATTATATcacattaaataataaaattaatatggcAAGCACATTAAGCAAAATTACACATTACCCCTTGCTATTAACTCGCGTGTTctctttaattaaaatattatttaacgtACAATGTATTAATTGTCAACAACTACGCAGAAAGACTCCAAGTACAAGATACGATGGGTAAATAACAGCGTGCCTGTAATATCAAGGCAATATGATCCTTATAGTTGTTATATTAAAGTAGTGGGTATTGTGCGTAGTGACGTTTCATTGAATAACAGGCATTAGGAAGACGCTACCTCAGATCACGGTGACGGTTCGTTTAGCTAAATTACATAAAGGTCTATGCATAGTGATTGGCTACATAGCATAGCGCAGAATTTTGGGGGCAAAAGCGTACCAGTGGTAATGATTGATTAAATATCTACTGAAgtgttatcgatatcgataataagattaataagcaattttttaaattataataattaatttaatctaTACTTTGTCAAGCCATtcccgtcagtagaaaaaaagcggcaggataaaaatatgtaaacgcgatggttatcgtcccatagacaAGTTGAAGCATGATGACCGACGTAGCACACTATAACTTTAACCAAAATATTTTACATTCTTAAATCATGCGAAAAATTAATTGACCACGTTAtattcatatttaaataaaaatacaggtAATTTTTTGTTGGAATTAAACACAAATACCGATTATGCTTTGCGAATCAACGCCTGTGAAGATGCCTTTATATCGTGGTCAGTATATAAGGCAACGCCTATTCTGTCGTCTCAATAAACACTAGTGCTCGAGCTCTTGAAATACGAGTACAATAAAGCGTTTATCATAATGGAAGCTCCGGAAAAATGCTGCGACACCCAAATCAAAGTTCTGTCCTCTGGCGACTATATCCTACCGCCGCCATTGCAAGCGTCCATTGACAAAATAGTAGAAAAAGAAGGATATATATCTCACAAAACTATCAACAGGTCAATATCGACCAGCGGTGGTAACTTCTTGGGAGAACTGTACGAAGTTGACATTAAAGGAAGAACTGCGGACGGCGATAAAGAgaccaatatttttattaaaaataaaatggatGACATACAAGTGACTATTATTGATGTTACAGAATGTTACAGCATGGAGAATTTCTTTTACGGACACCTCTCAAAACTGTACTATGATATACAAAACAAAGCCAATATTCCTATTGAAGAAAGATTCAATATGGTTAAAAGTTACGATGCCACGAATCCGAATGCTATAATTCTAGAGAACCTGGCTAAAAAGGGCTTCACGACTGTTCATCGAATGGAGGTCGCTTCTCTTAAGTTTGCACAACTTTCTGTCCAGCAGCTGGCCAGGTTCCACGGCTTGTCCTGGGTCTTGGAAAAACTGCATCCTGAATACTTCGAAAAGAAAATCAGGCCTTTGAAATTGACATTTCAATTTAACGACGATTACCAAAAGTTCATTGACAATATGAGCACGTATACGGATAAATGTGTGGATGTGCAGCAGAAAGTTAgattaaacaaatttaaaccCGGCGTTATGGATACCTtaaaaaagaattactttgAGAATGCTGGGAGAAGATGCTGCTTATGCCATGGAGACTACAGGGCTAACaatattcttgtaaaaaaaGTAAGTGATATTTATTAGTAACCTATTGTTGTAGATATAGTAGGTAACGCATTACCAATTAACATTTATCCTCAAATGTGTCTAGATGCCGAAACGGTCAAAGAAGTCAattgaattttaaatttcaataattaCAATAAAGTAGTCATTCCAACTAGtcaatacttatattatttgaAGGGTTATTCGATTTATAAAGATAGTCTCCATTGTTGTTTAAAGTTTTTCTTATCAGCGGtaattaaacataaatattatattgcaggATGGCGATAGCATAAGTGAAGTCATTCCAGTGGACTATCAGCTGCTCTACTACGGGTGTCCCGTCATGGATTTCATATATTTCATCTTCCCCTGCACCGACCAAGAGTTCAGAAGAAAACATCTTGACGATCTGAAAGATCTGTATTACGAAAGTTTAAGAAAGTtccttaaatattttaacatgGACGTTGAGTCATTGTACCCACGGCGGGAATTTGAAACAGAGTACAAGAAAAGACTAGATTGTGGTCTAGCTTTTGGCCTTTTGATAACTCCTATACTCTTCACTGAAGACGATGACGTCCCTGACCTTGCGAAAGGTGATTTGGGAACAGTTTCTGTTACTCCAGATCCAAAAATGGATGAAAGGATTAGAGGTCTTGTAGATGATTTCCAAAAGTGGGGTATTTTGTAAGGAAATTTACTTGTTAATTCATTCGTTATTAACTTAACTGTATCTTTTTGACATTCTATTGTTTTAAGACAGtgattagtgatgtaccgactattgatttggccgactagccgactagccgactaatcggcgctcgaatggccgattagtcggccgactagtcggctagtcggccagatcattagtttcgtataagttcaggtgaaaaacaatagttttgctcttttggttgcgctattcatatattagcttggtaAAAGGTGTTCTcgacaggttcaaagacctatcactaGAAttctcgttcaatttctgtctttcttttattttgcgatcctgagcagaccgtcagtaggtacaacttgta from Cydia fagiglandana chromosome 11, ilCydFagi1.1, whole genome shotgun sequence encodes the following:
- the LOC134668710 gene encoding uncharacterized protein LOC134668710, with protein sequence MEAPEKCCDTQIKVLSSGDYILPPPLQASIDKIVEKEGYISHKTINRSISTSGGNFLGELYEVDIKGRTADGDKETNIFIKNKMDDIQVTIIDVTECYSMENFFYGHLSKLYYDIQNKANIPIEERFNMVKSYDATNPNAIILENLAKKGFTTVHRMEVASLKFAQLSVQQLARFHGLSWVLEKLHPEYFEKKIRPLKLTFQFNDDYQKFIDNMSTYTDKCVDVQQKVRLNKFKPGVMDTLKKNYFENAGRRCCLCHGDYRANNILVKKDGDSISEVIPVDYQLLYYGCPVMDFIYFIFPCTDQEFRRKHLDDLKDLYYESLRKFLKYFNMDVESLYPRREFETEYKKRLDCGLAFGLLITPILFTEDDDVPDLAKGDLGTVSVTPDPKMDERIRGLVDDFQKWGIL